In Silene latifolia isolate original U9 population chromosome X, ASM4854445v1, whole genome shotgun sequence, the following proteins share a genomic window:
- the LOC141619918 gene encoding uncharacterized protein LOC141619918 has translation MRKPELSVRMTKWSVHLSGYDLQFEPRTAIKSQALADFVSDFCPATRGEAEEGMLTIMGSQDSEIWTLYIDGASNSRGADVGLVLRSPKGDMIVQAIRCEFKATNNEAEYEALILGMQMASGLKNVEADALATLGATFQPTELSNIPITHVLTPAIQKEPDQNPAKEFVHMQYTQGARTLVSTIRQQDPDWRVSYINWLRDRTLPEDRKEAQSFRIKASRYIMIDNILFRKSLAGPCLRCLSKEEAETVLHDVHGGECGNHAGGRSLSNKILRQGYLWPTMRADAVNHAKRCESCQKATQRIHRPNENQCIRLSLHGHS, from the exons atgaggaagcctgaactttcGGTCAGAATGACTAAATGGTCAGTACATCTTAGTGGGTATGACTTACAATTCGAACCCAGAACAGCGATAAAATCCCAGGCCCTAGCAGATTTCGTCTCTGACTTTTGCCCTGCTACCCGTGGGGAGGCAGAAGAAGGAATGCTGACAATAATGGGGAGTCAGGATAGCGAGATATGGACCCTATACATTGACGGAGCCTCAAATTCAAGGGGAGCCGATGTAGGTTTGGTCCTTCGATCACCTAAAGGTGATATGATAGTACAAGCTATTAGGTGTgagttcaaggcaaccaacaacgaAGCCGAGTATGAAGCCCTTATACTTGGGATGCAAATGGCGTCAGGGCTTAAG aacgtggaagcagacgccctgGCAACGTTAGGGGCCACCTTCCAGCCCACAGAACTGTCAAATATACCTATCACCCATGTATTGACCCCAGCCATCCAGAAGGAGCCAGATCAGAATCCAGCGAAAGAGTTTGTACACATGCAGTATACGCAGGGAGCCAGGACTCTGGTTTCCACAATACGACAGCAGGATCCAGATTGGAGAGTGTCGTACATAAATTGGCTAAGGGATAGGACACTCCCTGAGGATAGAAAGGAAGCACAAAGTTTCAGGATAAAAGCCTCCAGGTATATTATGATTGATAACATTCTCTTCAGAAAGTCATTGGCAGGACCATGCCTCAGGTGCTTGAGCAAAGAGGAGGCAGAAACGGTGCTTCATGATGTACACGGTGGAGAATGCGGGAACCATGCTGGAGGACGAAGTCTGTCTAACAAAATCTTAAGACAGGGGTATTTATGGCCCACCATGCGCGCAGATGCCGTAAATCATGCCAAACGCTGTGAGTCATGTCAAAAGGCGACTCAAAGAATCCACCGGCCCAATGAGAACCAATGCATCCGATTATCTCTCCATGGCCATTCAtga
- the LOC141619919 gene encoding uncharacterized protein LOC141619919, translating into MATGQTPFSLEYGAEVVIPSEVMVPTHRYGCQTAEQNKVEMARSLDTVDELRESAYIRMASYKQSVARTYNKNVKIKTLEVGDLVLRRVFENTKNHKAGKFAYKWEGPYQVESIVKNGDTG; encoded by the coding sequence ATGGCAACAGGCCAAACTCCATTTAGCCTCGAATACGGAGCAGAGGTAGTGATACCCTCAGAAGTTATGGTGCCCACGCATAGATACGGCTGTCAGACGGCAGAGCAGAACAAGGTTGAAATGGCTAGGAGCCTGGATACAGTTGATGAGCTGCGAGAAAGCGCCTACATACGTATGGCATCGTATAAACAATCTGTAGCAAGGACGTATAATAAGAATGTCAAAATCAAGACCCTTGAAGTAGGGGACCTCGTACTCAGAAGGGTATTCGAAAATACCAAGAACCACAAGGCAGGCAAgtttgcctacaaatgggaagggccATATCAGGTCGAAAGCATTGTCAAGAATGGGGatacaggttga